The sequence below is a genomic window from Cicer arietinum cultivar CDC Frontier isolate Library 1 chromosome 6, Cicar.CDCFrontier_v2.0, whole genome shotgun sequence.
ACATGGATGTTGGATATTTGATGATCCATTAAAAATCCTTAAAAGTGATAATAAATGGGTAAAACCTAGGTTCAAATTTTTTAcggaaaaattaaaaatgcaaAGGCATAATTATGTTAGGTGCATGtttaatatacatatttttcttttcctttcacaaaagtacattttattttataaaagagacTAAATTTGGTGTCAATTGGTGTTCAGAAACCCTTGAAATAGATGAGAAAACTTAAGAACTCAAATGGAGAGGCGAAAGAAGTCTAATTCAAATATGAAAGATTGAGATTATTTTGCTATTTTTGTAGTCTACTTGGAAATGTTAATGAGTCTTCTAACAAGTTGTTTTTCATGGATGTTAACACTTGCCCAAATCTCAAGGAGGAGTCCTCGAAAAAACCTAGCAGTGGCTAATCAAGATGGTTACGGGTTGAAGAACAAGCAACATGAATTGCACACATCCCTAGCGAAATTCTAATGGATCATTATCTATTATAATTCTATATCttctacaaataaatttttggGCCAATTGCATtcacaaacaaataaattatcgGATgtcataacaacaacaacacgaAAActacaacatcaaataaaataattatcactACATATACCTATAATAACTATACCTTAATAACTACTAAAATATAATCATTATCCTAGAAAATAGTTCATTGATGAGATAATAAAACAACCATGACTATCTATAATATCTATAACCTACTTAATAGCTATTAAAATGTAatcattgttttagaaaatctCATGAACTACATGTGAAACCACCTAAATGATTAGCTATTAACCTAGCTTAATTAAAATCTGATAAACTCTAGaccatatattattataaataaccACTTGATTTTACATTCAAGTAATGACCATCATGAACTATAATCATTATCCATAAAAATGCGCATATCAGTTCAGTAAAATGACAAGAATCAACTATGAAGAAGAAATCATTTCAAGATTAATCATTTATTAAGTCATTTGTTTAAAGAATTATAGAAGAACATTCACGATGATTTTTTGGTTGTTCTATTAAAAAACAATTGACAATAAAGATCTTTTTGGAAGGGTAACATGCAGTAAATTAGTTGGTATTTCGCAAACGAGTTTTCCAACATTTAATgaacaattataaattcaagACTTGAAGGCTTACATGCAGAAAGTTCTGCACAATGATACCCGGATTGGTCTCCAGATTGATGACATAATGAAGGCTGATCATTTTGGTTCATTCTAATTATCTTAAGTAAAAGACAAGAGACAAATGAATTAGTTTTGGCTAAAAGCTTGTTCTAGATTGATATAATTCGACATGGCCACCCAAAAGTAATCAAAAGCAAGAACTCAAGTTGAAGGCTCAAAGGAGGAAAACAACCTTCAGATTTAATGACCATATTGATATCTAGATTGATAAGTTGTGAGTAAGGACACAAGTACATTATACATACATTATTCTGCAGAAAGCTCTACATAATCCTGATTTGAAACATTACCCACTGACATGTGACAACCCATTCTCACATTCATTCACGTTTTCTTTAAGACCCAAAATCAAGAACATTGTGggtttgtcaagaacgttcagGATAGTAATATAaacatatgtttaattgtttttaaacatATTTGATACTTGGTTGATGTGTGTAACGATTATATTCagtttaaaatattcaaaatctttcatcatttataaattgaagatcaattggaagatgaaagcAAGAGTTCAATTTGCAAATCTATCAACAATTGTTCAAGTAAGAACAATTCCAAAATTATTAAGCAAACTTAAGCTCTCTTCACTATAGTTGTGGATTATCATTTACTaagtttgtctttatttatctcaaacaaagagtTGAGAATCATTAGAtcccaaataatttttatcatacacatcatttgtaactcaagtctatattttatgttagattgagtgtgtttgtaaaaaatatttctagatTGAAATGTGACTGTGAAAATCCTTTCAAGGATGAAAGGTGGTCGGAAAAATCgtttctaggttgaaaggtgaagattgtaattgatcaaaatgtgatcaagagaaaatgtgtgaaggagaacattctGATTATGAAGCATATAATGAatatctcacaattgtgaggactgAACTAGTTCGAGTTGGGCAAAGCAATATACTTTTTGTGCGTGATCTTTATATcccttatctttaattatttgcacacACAAATCACATTTCACTTCGaactaatttgttttatttacgTCTAACATTCTGAACATTTTGTTTCAACCAATattaatcttgagttaatttaaattaaaacacaagaattaaaattttaaaagagtcACAATTCTAACTCCCCTTTCGTGTGATTGACATTGATACCTCAATTCTTCAACCCTTATTTCAAATTAGTTGTACTATCCATCCCACCTAATACAAATTTTGTGTTGAGGGTTGACAACTAAACTAGTTTGAGCTAAGGGTATGAAGGAGTTTGAAGGTGAAAGGACCAGAGTTGAAACTCTAATAAGCcgaaaatacaaaaataatatactaacattttcctataaaaaaatttgtgttcaaaaaacaagtttaaattttttgaggAGTTGAATAGAATATTTCCAagataaaaatttcatttgatttattaaaatgtGTCATTAGAACACTAGAATTTGTCTATAATATATaaagtatcattttttttttggtataacAGAGGGCCTAAGGTTTAGAGAAATAGGACTAAAGGTTTGGAgaaataggaagaaaaaaattaagaaacaacTCTAATAAGTTTAGGGAAGAAGACTCCATAATTATTATCAACTAAGCTGATCTTCAATTCATCTTACAAGAGAGCTGCGATAACGAAAAGCTCAATGTTGTTTAATGTTCTTCATCTCATCTTGCACAATGATCTTCTTCACACCATgtatgattgaatttgacatgTTAATTCTGCCGAGTCATCTTTCTGATTCTACGAACTAAAGTTGAAAAAATATGGTCATCCACTTGCTCTTGAAAGAGCATATCTATCAAGACTTTGGAGTCACTATCGACCACTAAGTTTGTAATTCTCTCTTGCCAAGTTAACTCTAACACGTGCAATATTGATCATATCTCCGTAGTGAGAGCATTACACATACCAATTTTTCGAGCATACCTCCTAATCCAATTTTTCTAATTGTACCCTATATGTCTGCTTGTTTTTAACTATGATCTAACTTCAAAAGGGGGGAATCCGattaacttaaataatatttggtGCTTTACGAGGAAACCAACAATCCTATTGATAGCCGATGTAAAAGTGATTTGAGTATTTTGAATGTGACACACTTCTTGCAAAACCAAATTACCCAAAGGATGGTTATAGTTATGACTATTATACCCTCATAAACTTGAGGACTCCAAATTTCAATGCAAATCGAAAAGATGGAATCTAGAGAGGGTAAATCAATTGGCAAGCATAAAATTGAATTAAGCCATGCTTCTTACTAAACATGTACAGATAAAACAAATGATTAGAAGATTCCTCTACTTGGAGGGTGGAATTGATTAGAACCAAATTCATTTAGGCCAAAATATGAGATGAAGAACATGACGAGAGATCCAAGCATCTTTAAGAGTAGGTAAATGTTAACAATTTGACAAGTATACCAAATCATTTATAATAGTGATTCGCAAATATCATATTCTCAAGTATTGTGTTTCACTTTATCGTGCAACAAAATTGATATACTTAGGTAAATAAGTAATTGACTAAAATGATATTTAGAACTAAAAGCAAACTGCAAACTTCGAATTAACAAGACAACATGGACTCAAATCCCCTCGTCTAAAAAAAAGGCAACTAGAATTTGAATTCCCTCGCCTACACTATCATAATCTCAAATTATCTAGTAACACACCGAAGTTCAATATTAATCAATTAGTCCAAATCGACACTAAAGAGTTAGGACAATTCCTTGACTCAAAACTTCTTTTACCAAATGAAAGTCCTAATATTGTAGGTGATTAATTATTAGCTAAAGCATCATGAACAACGATTTAGTGTGAAAATGTAATCATATTTTCATATCTCATAGTAAATATATCCATGGTCAAAACTCTGATTTCAATTATTACCACCCATCTCCCAATAGTATATCAATCTCAAATTCAATGATTAAtcgaagaaaaatatttatatcaaatacgagatctaaatataaaaataacatcaatTGCATAAATTAAATGAGAATTCAATCATTTGGTAAACTCAAAGAGATTCATCAAACcataacataacaaatttaACCACTCgtatttataaacataaaaacgttagaaaaagataaaataagagATTCATGAAACCATAGCATAACAAATTTAACCACTCATATTTATGGACATAAAAACCttagaaaaagataaaattaaacgTATAAGAATCCATTGAATATTCAATTCTTATTATGCTTTTCAAAGTCCCAATAATTGCAGGTGTCCAAATTTTCGTTTTAAATCCCTTAGTTAAATGCTTCATAGAATAAATCATGATCGTCTAATGAAATTGTCGTGTCAGACGATATGATGTCAAAACTTGCATACACAACAAAACATCACGTCATGAACCAGTGATGTTGCTAGGAGAGATTGTACACAAAAATTTAGGTTGAAATCACAATGACTTACTTCAAGCAAGATTTAATAGAACAAAATGTTTGAAGTCTTGTATCAGTAAGCAATGCATCAATAACTAACTTTGTAATTTCTATAGTAGTGTTCCACTTTAAACAATCAACTTGCTTAACTGAAcagataaaacaaaaattagggtGTTTTTTTTCAATGcccttttttgaaaaaaaaaacaccaaaatacccccatttgaaaaaaaaaattaaaatacctatttttttaaaaatcaagtagGAAGTTGTCATTTGGAACTCGGGATttcttaaggaagtcgccattccaaatggcgacttgtaagtaaagaaaaaaaagatgggacattttggtatattttttttaaatgggggtattttagtgttttttttttcaaaaaaagggtattgaaaaaaaaaacccaaaaatTACAAGAATTGTTGATTAATAGTGAAATTAAATGAATACACACATATTCTTCAATCATTTGGGTACACAATCGACAACCCCAAAACTTCAACAGCAATATTCCACTCAAAATGATCACCCtattaaattgaattatgaaataaaacttAGAATAATTATCTAGTTAGTAGAGAAATCTAAAGTATAACCAtctaataaattacaaaatcacaaaAACCAAATTCTATTCAAATAACTCttaaaattacttaaaatataAGCTAACTAAAATAAATGAAGACTCAAAACATACAAAAATATGCATATAACTATGATAACTacgataaaaaattcaaaaaatattaaaaatacaatacgATGAAGAGTAATTATCATACTCAAGGAATATTTCAACCAAACCAAGTGATCAAAACATTGAAATTCGGAGGCAATAGTCTAATTAATCTCTATCCTGAGATGAGAGAATTTATCCACCATTAAAAATAGAATGTCTTCATCAGTACATTTGAGTGCAATAATCATGTTTCgagtcaaagttttaaattcaattatattttaaaggCAAGTTATAAGCTCCAACCTTACTTAAAATAACATCTAAACAAGTGATCTAACCTCGTAGAAAATTACATAGACAATGAATGACTCTTATCAAACAACTCTACTTTGATTATACAAACTAAATTATAAGCTATAAATGAGAAAATTGCAACTATTACAACCAGGGGCAGCTGCCCCAACAAATTACccgacacaaagacacctactttgattgaataattttattttcaacccGACCATTACTTAGGTGTATTAGGAAAAACTATTTATCTAATATTTTGCTTATATTGATCAATGATAAAGGATctatctcattttttttttttaataattatcaatgataaatatttatcatctgTTTTTGTATGTAGTAGCAGAAAATATTTgtactataatttttatattaattattctcAATATTTGTCccgtgatttttttttttatatttatcattgacaaatatctgttccatatttttttaatagtgtttaaaattggaagaaagaagaaagaataaaaaaataaaataataaaagatcaACAACTATTTATTCcatcatttattatatttatcacttatgtaattttattgaaactataaattttttttatattcatcgctgataaatatttgtcacatgttttttaatagtatttgaaattaaaataaagaaaaaaaatatataaaaagaccAACACATATTTATCccatcattttttatatttatcacttatgtaattttattgaaattataaaattttctttgtGTAATTATATTGTTATCCAATTAATacatttgttaatatttttactatagAGATTAATTATATAGATGACAATTATATTTCagttacattattttttttgcagttttatgtgtaatattttttctttcaggTTTTATATGCAGTTTTATGtgtaagatttaaaaaaaaactcagtTTTTTTGTGTGCAGCTTTAACATGCAATTcgtgttataattttttatttttttgaattaaataatcataaattttaaataaaatattataattttcataGCATCTTCTTTTCTTACCGTGATAGTTTATAAGCAAGCGTTTTCCttaaaatattaccatttaaaatattaccaattaaatttaaaaccaACAAATGAAGCGAGTTaccaaaacaaagaaaaatgaagTGATTTTGTAACTAAAGGGAGCGAACACTGCACATATTCCCCTTTCTCAAACCAACCTTATCCCATTTATCCTCTCAATCATGGCCATGGCATCACTACTTCTTGCATCACCTTCTCCACTCTCCATTCAATTCAACACTTCTTCCTCTCATCTTTCCTTCTCTCACTCTCAAACTTTTCAATCACCACTCTTCGTTTCATTCTCTTCCCTCTCTGCCTCTTCAACTTCCTCTCTTTCAGCAACCCCTTTTGGTAATTATTTCTTCATAAAAATGCGAACtttgtaatttatttgattttttgtgtATGAAATTTAACACCCCATTCttcaattttgattatttttgttcCTTTAGTGTATTGTGGCAGAGGCGATAGGAAAACTGCGAAGGGGAAACGATTCAACCGTTCGTTTGGAAATGTAATGTTCTCTTTTCCCATTTTACCCTTTTTCATATTCtacatttgtttaatttatgaATTGATCGTAtcctttatgtttttcttttaggAACTTTTTGTTTTGTGAGGTTAATTTTGATATGTATGAACTTTAAAGGGTTAAACTCAAATGTTTTTAATAATTCGATAATTATAATAAGTATAAAAAGTATTTACAACCGAGACAATCTTTTTGgctattaaaaaatttaatattctatGTAGATATAGTAAATAtattctcaaaaataaaaataatatataactattatatatatatatatatatatagatataatattatatttatattatatcataacGATGATTTCACAAAATAACACGAATATTGCAGTGGCGTAGTGGTGAATTGCTTTTTTAAATCTAAAGGTTTTacatttaaagttaaaattatcaccacaccaaaaaataatgtatatgttagtattgagaaggttttatatataatttatttataattggcTCCCGCTGGAAAATTTGTGAAGCACGATAGTGCATCTAAAGTAAACACCCTTGTTAAATATTAGGCCTTACACCATGTTTGATTCTCAAgctaaatcataaaaatagttctcctattttatttgtctccaattttaatttttaaactaaattttggtttaaaatttgatgaaatgtcattttttttaacaatgtgtcaaaaaaaaaaaatgatgatgtgGAAGACTACATGtgaattaattacattttatttttattctaaatttataaaatacgttttctatttttaaaaacacattttttattttgttatatcattaattacaaaaaaaacataaaaaaaagaaacattccTATTTTAATCCCTAATTTCATTCCATcccatcttcatcttcttcttcattgttgGTGAGTTCCACCGTTGTTCAATCACCGCCTGCTTCGTCTTTGACCAAATCTCTCGTTGCCACTCCTCTAAAGTCTTCTCAGTCTTCTGCGATTTCTCCTTTGTTAAGTCACCAGTTGCATCTCCTTGTGCCTGTGAAGAGAGGTGCTTGTCCTTCACCCTCCACCGTTGACTCTCCACTCCTGCCGTCACTCCTGCCGTCACTCCATCGTCGATTTCTAACACTCCATAAAAGGCACCGGTGCCATATGATTAGGGTTTGATTTGCATTTGACTTATCAAGTCATCACATTTCTGAACTCGTGTTCTTCAGTACTCACGTGATTAGGGATTAGGGACATTTTGGAGACCAAAACTAGGGATAAATAAAATGGGAGATTATTtttgtgattcagctaaaatagggggaccaaaactacaattaagtctaaatattatatagggataaataaaatgggagattatttttgtgattcagctaaaatagggggaccaaaactacaattaagtctaaatattatatagtataaaataatttacattgaTATCCAGTGAAAGACTACTATATTTCTATGTCacataattaatttcaaaataaccaTACAAAGGTGAGGTGATGTGACAAAgtaatgaatttttatattgtcaatcaatcacaactatcaaattattatagatatttgaCTTTTACTACAACTATATCTAAAGTCACACATGAATGATTATATTGTGCTTTTACACTGATGGTACATGACAATTAAACTCTTTGTTGTCTCACACCACTAATTTCAAAATATCCTTACAAAAGTAGGTGATTTGATGAAATACAAGATTCTCATTAGATGATTGTGTGTTTACgtgaatattattattattatggttAACTATGTTCGTAACCTctatgaaatttatattttttgttttgaagtcCATGTACCTACTATTTGCTCTCTAAAAGATGAACTATAAACATGAGGTTTTGTAATGTGTAAGACTGAAAAGTGAATACCGAGGCTAAATACAAAATTTGAGATTAATATAAtgactacaaatatattattttattattttgttgaagataATTGTTGTAATTGTTATAGATgttgtgtttttcttggttctAAAGTTATCTTGAAAAATAAAcgttatttgaaattttattaggCAAGGCCAAGGAACAAGAACAAGGGTACAGGACCACCAAAGATTTATACTCCACCGGATCCTACCAAGAAAGAGAAGCTTGAAGATAAGGAGGTGATGAAGATTGAAATTAATGAATCCCTCTTTAATTGATGATTTTAGTGgtttcattgtatttttttcttccggTCTTTCATGACTTGTAGTTTTTGATATATGGATTCCATTTGGCATTACTATTTGGATTTTGCTTGTTATCTTTATTTGAGTTCACTTCTCTATCTTGATTGTTATTATCTACTTAGAATAGTTTTTAACATGTTATATTAAACTGTTGAAAAAAACATGTTAGATTAAAACTACTTAGGAGAGATGAAGATATTGACTAGTTTATTACCATTGTGTATTGAAAGGAAAAGATTAGGCAAATTTAaatgcatcaattttttttatttgtcttcatcttttttttGTTAGCTTCAACAGCTTCTTGACTGCCCCCTTAACTTATTATGATATTAGAAGTTTGTTGCTGTTAATGAAGAGAGAAAACACATTCTTGTGTGGATTATTTGAAATGGGGAATGATGGTTTGGCAAACATTTTTGTTGAAGATAATTCAGTATTGGGTCAGACTTAGTGTATTAGCTTGTAGGCTTATGAGCTCGTTAGTAAGCTTATGAGCTTGGGCTAGTATTAGTCTGCCAGTGTGCAGGTTTATGAGAGTGTGTATATAATGTACTAAACTCAATGTTGTACGAGGttaaagaaatattaataaaaatcatttttgattCTTTCACTTGTGAGTGTTAATTGTTGATTCAATGTGGAAAGTGTAAAGAGTGCATGAGATATATTTGACAGAATGATAAGCTTAAAATGGTGAGGCTGCAAACTCTAAGTAGGCAGTATGAGTTACTGTAGATGACTGAAACTGAATCTGTATTTGAGTATTTCACTTGTATGAAAGTGATCACCAATCAAATGAAGAAGTGTGGTGAAACTATGAGTGATTTGATGATAATAGAGAAGGTGCTGAGGATTTGACATCAAAGTTTGATTGTGTTTTGGTTGTTTTGGAGGAATCTATAAATCTTGTTGATTTGAAGATAGAGGAGCTGCAAGGTTCACTTGAAGCTCATGAGTTGCGTATCAAAGAATTAAGTCATGAAAAGGCTATTGAACAAGGAGTTCAAGAACAAATCTTTAAGAAAATGAATGGAGATGGAAGAAAATTCAAGAATGGAAAGGAGAAATGGAAGGAATCTAGTGACAAGGGTGATTTGAAAAGACAAAAGGAAGACACCTGCAAGAAGGGTGGTGGAGGCTATAAGGGgaacaagaaaaagaagttcAACAAGAGAATGTTCAATGCTAATATTCTGCTCATGAGTGTCAAGCAAGTAAAGGCACTAAGAGTGACAACGATGAAGTTCAATTTGTCTATGCAAATGACTCAAATTCGGATGAGATTCTTGTGATGGCTATTACAAGTGTTGAAAGTGATAAGTCAAATTTGTGGTACCTTGACACAGGGTGTTCCAATCACATGATGGGAATAAAAGTTGGTTCATTTAACTTGATGAAAGTGTGAAAAAAAAGATCAAGTTTGTTGATAATAGTGAAGTGACGTTAGATGAAATTGGTAAGGTCCTTATACAAAGTAAGGATGAGCATGAATTTGTGATCAATGATGTGTTATATGTGCCAATTATGAAAAGTAACTTGATTAGTTTTGGTCAATTACTTGAAAAAAATTACTCAATGAAGACGGAGGACAAAGAACTAACGATGTATGATGAAGATTGAAAACTAATCTTGAAAGCTCCATTGTCTAATAATAGGACTTTCAAGATATGGATCATGTGCTTGAACAACAATCATGTTAGGTGACAATTAGACTTGGCATAAAAGATATGGGCATTTGAATTTTATCAGTATGAGATGCTCGATGAAAAAAAGATGGTGCATTGCTTGCCTCATATTCAAGTACCCCAAGCAAGTGTGTATTTAGATATGTGTGGCTAAGCAAGCGAGGAGATCATTCAATTTGACCTACTAGTGAAGTCAAGACAGAAGCTGAAGATGATTTACTTAGATGCGTAGCTCTTTTGAGGAAAAATCTCTAGGAGGTAACAGTTACTCTATGTCATTTATTGATGATCATACTAGATATATGTGATCTAATTGACAATAAAAGTGAAATTTCAGCTTTTTTTTGCTGCTCTGATTCTGGTTGAGGAGATGATCAAAATGATACGAAAAATACAGTGGGTTACTTATTCATGTATGTATCTGGCTATGTTGTatcaataaatatcatttttgatTCTTTCACTTGTGTTAATTGTTCATTATTTCTATTTAATAGTGAGGATAATTGAGTGTGTCCTAACAATTTTGAGTATTATGATGCCTCAAAGGGAAGTTATATATGATTGGAAGTCCATAGTAGTTTCATAACTCCTCCTCCTCCAAAGAAAGTATATTACAAAATATGTGTTAATCAGTATGTTGTTAGTATTATTCTTTCATGAGGGTTGAAACAAGACCCATACCAAGCCTATGATACATTTTGTATTGGCTTCCTTGTTTCATTTTAATGAAAGTACTctcatttaaaaacaaaaacaaaaactttgaACTAGACACTTTATTTTGTCAACTAGTTGTCCACCACTATACCTTTTTGTAAAAACACCATACCATTTCTAGCTTTTATTAGATGTAAAAGTTAATTGAAAATACATGATCAATCCAATATATTTAGAGgtctaaattaaatattatagcggagtttttataaataaaaaatagcacaAGGCTTAATTCTTTGTGGGATATTTAATTTGTTGGATGTGGTTGAAGAATTGCATATTCTTGTTGCGGATATAGTTTTGTTGTTGAAGACTCCGGTGCATCTAAACTTTCTTTTAGTGATTTATTTCATCATTTGTTTGATTAATGATTTTGTTGTAAGTTTCTatactaaatttttttgttttatatctgATTCTACTATATAGTAGTTAAGTTTTTTTCATTCTCTATATGATTCTATTCTATGgtagtaaaatatttttcattctctTTGTGTTTTTATTCTATGATAGTTAAGTTTTGTTTGCCATATTTGGTTTTGATGATCATCCAGAATCGAGGttcttgatttaatttgagTGAGTGTCAGGGAGACACGTGAAGATTTTCAAAAGAGCACAAAATAAGTTGAAGACTTCTATAACTTCTACATATCGACCGCTACCATTTTCTACGTCAATTTTTCTTATTTAGTCAATGTGAttaagatttatattttttcttgtaattttcaTGAATTAGTtagacttaattgcaattttagtccctctatttgTATTGATTTACGAAAttagtctctctattttaaaagtcgatagttTTGGTCATTCTCtctaacttttttaattaaaaataatgatgtgagatattttaaataatgtgacatatgataggATGATGTAGAATGCTTAATACCTACGAAGTTGAAATAAAACGTCGTAAAAACTTAGATTTCAACTTCGAattttttcatacttttaattgaattaatgacatatgaataattaatacatttagatggttctatattatataattgtaagtcacatcatttaaaatatgtcaaatcgtcgtttttaaattcaaaaatatgaaagaaggATCAAAATTGTCGACTATTAACATAGAGGGATTCTCTGAATTGCTAATAATAGAAGAACCAAAACTACAATCAAACCAATTagttatattgtatttttttcttctaatattgTATT
It includes:
- the LOC101490096 gene encoding small ribosomal subunit protein bTHXc, with product MAMASLLLASPSPLSIQFNTSSSHLSFSHSQTFQSPLFVSFSSLSASSTSSLSATPFVYCGRGDRKTAKGKRFNRSFGNARPRNKNKGTGPPKIYTPPDPTKKEKLEDKEVMKIEINESLFN